A genomic segment from Antedon mediterranea chromosome 6, ecAntMedi1.1, whole genome shotgun sequence encodes:
- the LOC140052573 gene encoding NXPE family member 3-like, whose protein sequence is MDQFKRNKTEGGDYFRAKMYTTGLLASGTTDGMIVDYNNGSYSAFFTLRWSGEIAIGVMLIDSREAIEVMNRVRKVKPTRYVYDGTFVAGKLKKVVRCHVEPSSKHTCNYTDKRTGEPWFCQKPSNMPCSAYTYHRGNKHLGGRETAAVFKPTESLFFRYQKKFIGVKKIYVNESNERTLCIESSSECRRNNKFKVERKLAAGFYFKDKWYSNECTLKNITVQTALSSGCLQHKRLYFFGDSTIRQWYEYFVSKVENATSQKYTAGATKYTGPLYANSTKYNMTFFFRIHSYPIRARTMRVDDIKYTANEIDDINADQNTIIFVCLFAHFEATSLQFYLRRLKNIKNALLRLYQRSPKTIVFMKSANTRSYRGAVGAVNVGDWLAMQLDGEMRTMMADIPNLYIIDVWDMTNNHRKSMIAMPIVQLNSYF, encoded by the exons ATGGATCAGTTCAAACGAAACAAAACGGAGGGTGGGGATTATTTCCGGGCCAAAATGTATACTACTGGTTTATTAGCAAGTGGGACAACTGATGGAATGATTGTTGATTATAATAATGGTTCTTACAGTGCATTCTTTACACTAAGATGGAGTGGCGAAATAGCTATTGGTGTAATGTTAATAGACAGCAGAGAAGCAATTGAAGTTATGAATCGTGTACGTAAAGTTAAGCCCACTCGGTATGTGTATGATGGAACATTTGTAGCTGGAAAACTCAAGAAAGTTGTCCGTTGTCATGTGGAACCTTCTTCTAAACACACATGTAACTACACAGATAAACGAACTGGTGAGCCATGGTTTTGTCAAAAACCAAGTAATATGCCATGTTCTGCATACACTTACCATCGAGGTAACAAACACTTAGGAGGGAGAGAGACCGCGGCAGTTTTTAAACCAACAGAGTCACTctttttcag GTATCAGAAGAAGTTCATAGGTGTCAAGAAAATATACGTAAATGAATCAA ATGAGAGAACATTGTGTATAGAATCATCAAGTGAGTGCCGACGAAATAATAAGTTCAAAGTGGAAAGGAAATTAGCCGCAGGATTTTATTTCAAAGACAAATGGTACTCCAACGAATGTACACTAAAGAATATAACAGTCCAGACAGCTCTATCATCGGGATGTTTACAACACAaaagattatatttttttggagaCTCTACAATTCGACAGTGGTATGAATACTTTGTTTCTAAGGTTGAGAACGCTACCAGCCAAAAATACACGGCTGGTGCCACTAAGTACACTGGGCCTTTGTACGCGAACAGTACAAAGTATAACATGACGTTTTTCTTCAGAATTCACTCATATCCAATACGTGCAAGAACAATGCGCGTAGATGATATAAAGTATACAGCTAATGAGATTGACGACATCAATGCTGATCAAAATAccatcatttttgtttgtttgtttgctcATTTTGAAGCAACGAGTTTGCAATTTTACTTACGTCGActgaaaaacattaaaaatgctCTTCTTCGTTTGTATCAACGTAGTCCAAAAACGATAGTTTTTATGAAAAGCGCTAACACAAGATCTTATCGTGGTGCGGTCGGCGCTGTTAATGTGGGTGATTGGTTGGCAATGCAGTTAGATGGAGAAATGCGTACGATGATGGCCGATATCCCTAACCTGTATATTATAGATGTTTGGGACATGACCAACAATCACCGT aaATCTATGATAGCAATGCCAATTGTACAGCTTAATAGTTATTTTTGA